A window of the Syntrophothermus lipocalidus DSM 12680 genome harbors these coding sequences:
- the speD gene encoding adenosylmethionine decarboxylase, with protein MQSLGRHILAEISGCSFDILNDMALVQEIMINAALEAGAEIREYVFHKFSPQGVSGVVVISESHLAIHTWPELGYAAVDIFTCGQRVNPWDACDYLAERFQATTVNAREIQRGILGEVPKQVINL; from the coding sequence GTGCAGTCTTTAGGGCGTCACATTTTAGCCGAAATATCTGGATGCAGCTTTGATATTCTCAACGACATGGCATTGGTTCAAGAAATAATGATAAACGCGGCTTTAGAGGCTGGTGCCGAAATTCGGGAGTATGTCTTTCACAAATTTAGCCCTCAGGGGGTGAGTGGGGTAGTAGTCATCTCGGAGTCTCACTTGGCTATTCACACCTGGCCGGAGTTAGGCTATGCAGCAGTCGATATTTTTACGTGTGGACAGAGGGTGAATCCGTGGGATGCCTGTGACTACTTGGCCGAAAGGTTCCAAGCCACTACCGTTAATGCCAGAGAAATCCAGAGGGGTATCCTGGGGGAAGTCCCAAAGCAGGTTATAAATCTTTAG
- the fabD gene encoding ACP S-malonyltransferase translates to MLRLAFVFPGQGAQYVGMGRDLAENFKEAREVFEQADDVLGYSLSRVCFEGPVEELDRTEVTQPAILATSIAAFEVLKSRGILPCVAAGLSLGEYSALVAAGALDLESALKLVAKRGRIMQEAVAEGRGMMAAVVGMDSGVVVEACQASSSYGVVSVANYNCPGQIVISGERIAVEKAMERLRQAGGKVVPLAVSVPSHCLLMKDAAALLLQELSLVDWKEPSFPVISNVTAREIRWEEIRESLTQQLFHPVLWEQSVAYMSGRVDYFVEVGPGKVLSALIRKQAKKQMLGNVEDASSLSRLLAKWEEVDHGQRK, encoded by the coding sequence GTGCTCCGATTAGCCTTTGTTTTCCCGGGACAGGGTGCTCAGTATGTGGGGATGGGCAGAGATCTGGCCGAAAATTTTAAGGAAGCACGCGAAGTATTCGAACAGGCCGACGACGTGTTGGGCTATAGCCTGAGCAGGGTTTGTTTTGAGGGACCAGTCGAGGAGCTGGACCGCACAGAGGTAACTCAACCAGCCATACTCGCTACTAGCATCGCCGCTTTTGAAGTACTGAAGTCTCGAGGAATACTGCCTTGTGTAGCGGCTGGTTTGAGTTTGGGCGAATACAGTGCTTTGGTTGCGGCCGGTGCCCTGGATCTTGAGTCAGCTCTGAAACTGGTGGCAAAGCGGGGACGGATCATGCAGGAAGCGGTTGCTGAAGGGCGGGGAATGATGGCGGCGGTCGTGGGCATGGATTCCGGGGTAGTTGTAGAGGCCTGTCAAGCCAGTTCTTCATATGGAGTGGTGAGTGTCGCTAATTATAATTGTCCCGGGCAAATTGTGATATCAGGCGAAAGAATAGCTGTGGAAAAAGCGATGGAGCGCTTACGGCAAGCTGGCGGGAAAGTGGTGCCCCTGGCAGTCAGTGTACCTTCTCACTGTTTGCTGATGAAGGACGCGGCTGCCTTGTTGCTACAGGAGTTAAGCCTTGTGGACTGGAAGGAGCCTAGTTTTCCTGTTATAAGCAACGTAACCGCCCGCGAGATCCGTTGGGAAGAGATCAGAGAATCATTGACACAACAGTTGTTTCACCCGGTTCTATGGGAGCAATCGGTCGCATATATGTCAGGGCGAGTAGACTATTTTGTAGAAGTGGGACCCGGGAAAGTTCTCTCCGCTCTCATTAGAAAACAAGCCAAGAAACAGATGCTAGGGAATGTCGAGGACGCGTCTTCTCTGAGTAGACTCCTGGCAAAATGGGAGGAGGTTGACCATGGTCAGCGAAAATAA
- the acpP gene encoding acyl carrier protein: protein MSVFETIKNVIVEVLDIAPEEITLESSFTDDLGADSLDVVEMLMLLEEKYELEIPEEVAENMKTVKDVVEYLEARLQGK from the coding sequence GTGTCGGTTTTTGAAACCATCAAAAACGTAATTGTAGAGGTATTGGACATCGCTCCGGAGGAAATTACCCTTGAATCCAGTTTCACCGATGATTTGGGGGCGGATTCGCTTGACGTGGTGGAAATGTTGATGCTATTGGAGGAAAAGTACGAACTCGAGATACCGGAAGAGGTTGCTGAAAATATGAAGACGGTTAAGGACGTAGTCGAGTACCTGGAAGCAAGACTGCAGGGAAAATAA
- the accD gene encoding acetyl-CoA carboxylase, carboxyltransferase subunit beta encodes MLKDVFDRKSNKKKYVTLPVHTPDLPPIEIPAVKRCPRCGNRTRQEELDTNLKVCPQCDYHHPLSAGERIWMITDEGSFTEMDRGLTSVDPIAFPGYREKLDAARELSGLPEAVVTGKATIDGIPVFLGVMDGRFMMGSMGSAVGEKIARLFEKALDEELPLIMFTTSGGARMQEGMLSLMQMAKTAAAVGRFAGRGLLYIAVLTHPTTGGVTASFATLADIILTEPGTMIGFAGPRVIEQTIRQKLPPDFQKAESMLKHGFIDKIVHRKEMKQVLALLLSLHAKGAV; translated from the coding sequence ATGTTGAAGGATGTATTTGACCGTAAGTCTAACAAAAAAAAATACGTTACCCTTCCGGTTCATACTCCTGACCTCCCGCCCATAGAAATACCTGCGGTCAAGCGGTGTCCCAGATGTGGAAACCGAACCAGGCAGGAGGAATTGGATACCAACCTCAAGGTGTGTCCGCAATGCGATTATCACCATCCTTTGTCAGCCGGAGAACGGATATGGATGATTACGGACGAAGGCAGTTTTACCGAGATGGACCGCGGATTAACTTCGGTTGATCCGATAGCTTTCCCTGGTTACCGGGAAAAACTGGATGCGGCACGGGAGCTTTCCGGTTTGCCAGAAGCGGTAGTTACCGGCAAAGCCACCATTGACGGTATTCCGGTTTTCTTAGGGGTTATGGACGGCCGCTTCATGATGGGAAGTATGGGGTCGGCGGTTGGGGAAAAGATAGCAAGGCTTTTTGAAAAGGCCCTTGACGAAGAATTGCCGTTGATCATGTTCACCACTTCGGGTGGGGCTAGGATGCAAGAAGGGATGCTTTCTTTGATGCAGATGGCCAAAACCGCGGCGGCGGTTGGGCGATTTGCCGGAAGAGGACTTCTCTACATAGCGGTGCTGACGCATCCCACCACTGGGGGAGTGACCGCAAGTTTTGCCACTTTAGCGGATATCATTCTTACCGAGCCGGGAACGATGATAGGTTTTGCCGGGCCCAGAGTCATAGAGCAGACCATAAGGCAGAAACTGCCACCCGACTTTCAAAAGGCCGAGTCTATGCTCAAACACGGGTTTATCGACAAGATAGTGCATCGTAAAGAAATGAAACAGGTGCTGGCGCTGCTCTTGTCATTGCATGCAAAGGGGGCGGTATAG
- a CDS encoding beta-ketoacyl-ACP synthase III gives MRAQILGTGYALPSRILSNDELEQMVDTSDEWIVTRTGIKERRICDSNKAASDLGYEAARMAIARAGISPLELDLIVVATVTPDMLFPSTACLIQDMLGAANAAAFDLSAGCTGFIYALAVAERYLVSPNCRHVLVVGVEILSRITDYTDRNTCVLFGDGAGAMVLGKGEGPYGILSTRLGADGKGRDLLYMPAGGSRLPSSVETVANRQHFIKMAGNEVFKFATRVVPDYALRVLKDVGLDTGDVDHVVLHQANIRILQAAAKRLRVPWEKMVVNIDRYGNMSSATVPVAVAEAVEDNRIKTGDLVLMVAFGAGLTMGSVLVRWGRD, from the coding sequence ATGAGAGCGCAGATCCTTGGCACGGGTTACGCGTTACCAAGCCGAATTTTATCTAATGACGAGCTGGAGCAAATGGTAGACACCAGCGATGAATGGATTGTGACCAGGACCGGGATCAAGGAGAGGCGTATATGCGATAGCAACAAAGCTGCATCAGACCTGGGCTACGAAGCAGCCCGAATGGCAATTGCCCGTGCAGGAATTTCTCCCTTAGAGCTTGACCTAATCGTTGTAGCTACCGTAACGCCGGACATGCTGTTCCCTTCGACAGCGTGCTTGATTCAGGATATGCTAGGGGCTGCTAATGCGGCCGCTTTTGACCTATCAGCTGGTTGCACTGGATTTATTTACGCATTGGCGGTGGCGGAACGCTATTTAGTGTCCCCCAATTGCCGGCACGTTTTGGTGGTGGGGGTTGAGATACTGTCCCGAATCACCGACTACACCGACCGCAATACTTGCGTGTTGTTTGGAGATGGTGCGGGGGCAATGGTGTTGGGAAAAGGGGAAGGTCCCTACGGCATACTCTCTACTCGCCTGGGAGCAGATGGCAAGGGCCGGGATCTTCTCTATATGCCTGCCGGGGGCTCGCGCCTGCCATCCAGCGTAGAGACTGTTGCCAACCGACAGCATTTCATCAAGATGGCCGGCAACGAGGTTTTTAAGTTTGCTACAAGGGTTGTGCCCGATTATGCTTTAAGAGTGCTGAAGGACGTGGGACTGGACACAGGCGACGTTGATCACGTGGTTCTGCACCAGGCCAATATCCGTATTCTTCAGGCAGCAGCCAAAAGATTGAGGGTGCCGTGGGAGAAGATGGTAGTTAACATTGACAGGTATGGCAACATGTCTTCCGCTACGGTTCCGGTGGCGGTGGCGGAAGCGGTTGAAGACAACAGGATAAAGACTGGGGACTTGGTGCTAATGGTGGCTTTCGGTGCCGGCCTGACCATGGGCTCGGTATTAGTGCGATGGGGGAGGGATTGA
- the fabG gene encoding 3-oxoacyl-[acyl-carrier-protein] reductase translates to MVSENKVAVVTGSARGIGKAIAMRLAREGFRVVLNDVGAQQELDEVVEEIKSLGTEAIGVLADISDPKQVKGLFQQAVAAFGTVNVLVNNAGIARDNLLVRISDEEWEQTLRINLTGTFLCTREAIRIMMKNKQGRIINLASVVGLSGNVGQAHYAASKAGVIGFTRSVAKEYGSRGITVNAVAPGYIETAMTASFSPEARQSLVSRIPLGRPGTPEEVAAVVAFLASDDASYVNGQVIPVDGGMT, encoded by the coding sequence ATGGTCAGCGAAAATAAGGTGGCTGTAGTTACGGGAAGTGCCCGCGGAATAGGCAAAGCCATAGCTATGCGTCTGGCCCGCGAAGGGTTCAGGGTAGTGCTCAATGATGTGGGGGCCCAACAAGAATTGGATGAAGTCGTGGAAGAAATCAAGAGTTTAGGTACGGAGGCCATAGGAGTCCTGGCGGACATATCCGATCCCAAACAGGTAAAAGGACTTTTCCAGCAAGCCGTTGCAGCCTTTGGAACAGTAAACGTTTTGGTTAATAACGCTGGCATAGCCCGGGATAACCTGTTGGTTCGAATTTCCGATGAGGAGTGGGAGCAGACCCTGAGGATAAACCTTACCGGAACTTTTCTCTGTACCAGAGAGGCAATCCGTATTATGATGAAAAATAAGCAAGGCAGGATAATTAACCTTGCTTCGGTAGTGGGCTTGTCGGGTAACGTAGGTCAAGCTCATTACGCGGCTTCAAAAGCGGGAGTTATAGGCTTCACGCGTTCGGTTGCCAAAGAATACGGAAGCCGGGGTATCACGGTAAACGCGGTTGCACCGGGATACATAGAGACAGCTATGACGGCTAGTTTTTCTCCTGAGGCTCGGCAGTCCTTGGTATCCCGTATACCGTTAGGAAGGCCAGGCACTCCGGAAGAAGTGGCCGCGGTTGTGGCTTTTTTGGCCTCTGACGATGCTTCCTATGTCAATGGGCAAGTCATCCCCGTAGACGGGGGCATGACATAA
- a CDS encoding histidine phosphatase family protein produces MLVYLVRHGETIWNEKGRYQGATDVPLSERGIWQATRLASRFRQAPLSAVYSSDLSRAYQTACIIAQPHGLEVGVMPEFREMNFGEWEGLSATEIEEGYGSLYRHWLKDPGTVTVPGGESLESVLTRTLAGLGRLTALHQNDTVLVVTHGGVLMALGCYLNGESFSSFWRYYQGNAAVCSLEFKGGLPVLLSVNDLSHLHEEHGG; encoded by the coding sequence ATGTTGGTGTATTTGGTCCGTCACGGAGAAACCATATGGAACGAGAAGGGGAGGTATCAAGGAGCGACCGATGTTCCGTTAAGCGAACGGGGTATATGGCAGGCGACGAGACTTGCCAGCAGGTTTAGGCAAGCTCCCTTATCGGCGGTGTATTCGAGTGACTTGTCACGAGCCTACCAGACGGCATGCATCATAGCCCAGCCTCACGGACTAGAGGTTGGCGTCATGCCGGAGTTCAGAGAAATGAACTTTGGGGAGTGGGAGGGATTAAGTGCGACCGAGATAGAAGAAGGATACGGGTCCTTATACCGTCACTGGCTTAAGGATCCGGGAACTGTCACTGTCCCTGGGGGTGAATCCCTCGAGTCAGTATTAACCCGGACTTTGGCGGGCCTGGGGCGGTTAACCGCCCTCCATCAGAACGACACCGTACTGGTTGTGACGCACGGCGGCGTTCTTATGGCCTTAGGGTGTTATCTTAATGGGGAGTCTTTTTCATCGTTCTGGCGCTACTACCAGGGAAACGCTGCCGTGTGTTCGCTGGAATTCAAAGGCGGGCTCCCGGTTTTATTGAGCGTGAACGATTTAAGCCACCTGCATGAAGAGCATGGCGGTTAG
- the fabK gene encoding enoyl-[acyl-carrier-protein] reductase FabK, translated as MLRTRVTELLGIKYPLFQGGMAWIATGQLAGAVSKAGGLGIIGVGGADSRWLKKEIETVRGITDKPFGVNLILTSPYIEENVKTVIQEKVPVVTTGAGNPGKYISSLKDQGIKVIPVVASVALAKRLVRLGADAVIAEGMESGGHIGEMTTMCLVPMVVDAVDVPVIAAGGIADGRGFAAALALGAEGVQMGTRFVCAEECPAHPRYKEKVLKAKDRDTVACGLSTGHPVRAIYNQFIRYYLAREKEGLSPQELDELASGKYPAAALEGDTDNGTVLAGQIAGLVHKIQPAEEIVLEVMEQAESVLRKMGGYLCSD; from the coding sequence GTGCTGAGAACTAGGGTGACTGAGCTTCTAGGAATCAAGTACCCCTTATTCCAAGGAGGAATGGCCTGGATAGCAACGGGGCAGCTGGCAGGAGCAGTATCAAAGGCGGGCGGTTTAGGCATCATAGGCGTGGGAGGTGCTGATTCCCGCTGGCTTAAGAAAGAGATTGAAACGGTACGTGGCATAACCGATAAGCCTTTCGGCGTGAATTTGATACTGACGTCTCCTTACATAGAAGAGAACGTTAAGACTGTAATACAAGAGAAGGTGCCGGTAGTTACTACCGGTGCGGGCAACCCCGGCAAATACATTTCTAGCCTGAAAGACCAGGGCATAAAGGTGATTCCAGTAGTGGCCTCAGTAGCTCTAGCCAAGCGTTTGGTCCGACTGGGAGCAGACGCGGTGATTGCGGAGGGGATGGAGTCAGGCGGGCACATCGGGGAGATGACTACTATGTGTCTCGTACCGATGGTAGTAGATGCAGTGGATGTTCCGGTGATTGCCGCAGGGGGGATAGCCGATGGACGAGGGTTTGCGGCGGCCTTGGCCTTAGGCGCTGAGGGAGTGCAGATGGGTACCAGGTTCGTTTGCGCTGAAGAGTGCCCGGCTCACCCGCGTTATAAGGAAAAGGTTTTAAAAGCCAAGGATAGAGATACGGTCGCATGTGGACTTTCTACCGGTCACCCGGTTAGAGCTATATATAACCAGTTTATCCGTTACTACCTGGCCCGTGAAAAAGAAGGGTTGAGTCCTCAAGAACTGGATGAACTTGCCTCCGGCAAGTACCCGGCGGCCGCCCTTGAGGGGGACACTGATAACGGCACAGTCCTGGCAGGACAGATAGCCGGTTTGGTGCACAAAATTCAGCCGGCTGAAGAGATCGTGCTGGAGGTTATGGAACAAGCGGAGAGTGTTTTGAGAAAAATGGGGGGGTACTTGTGCTCCGATTAG
- a CDS encoding polymer-forming cytoskeletal protein: MKRVCAWSRSVVVGFFVVSLCLWMGTGQSWAFQTRISDTVYVGSGKVLHGPYLFCGDSVRLDGEVDGDVFVIAQKVVVNGAVRGDFIGVANSVDINAPVAGDARVGAGEVTLRSAVGGSFTAAASSLYIEKNGRVGRDLVFAVNRFGLDGEVGRHVSATGETVYLDGKIGGNVRLSETSSLRLGKKAVIEGDLVYSGPSKAVLQQGAQVKGKQHWTRTEGKQRYRYEKYLDVISGFLSLILTWIVLRWLLPGVWEGLGSEIADKPGKSLLMGGLAFFTIPLLAITLMFSVIGVPLALILVFFYLLLIYLSKIIVATASGMAIGRYTGWQENIHPFWLFLLGLSLVQLLTMIPQIGWAFAVTVVWLGTGAAISKLFKPKQV, encoded by the coding sequence ATGAAACGAGTTTGCGCTTGGAGCAGGTCGGTTGTGGTTGGCTTTTTTGTCGTGAGTTTGTGTTTGTGGATGGGTACTGGTCAGAGTTGGGCCTTTCAGACCAGGATCAGTGACACCGTTTATGTCGGTAGTGGCAAGGTCCTGCATGGTCCCTACTTGTTTTGCGGCGATTCAGTACGCCTGGATGGAGAAGTAGACGGGGACGTGTTCGTGATAGCCCAAAAAGTGGTGGTTAACGGAGCGGTTAGGGGTGACTTCATCGGTGTGGCCAACTCAGTTGACATAAACGCTCCCGTGGCGGGAGACGCGAGAGTTGGGGCAGGCGAAGTTACTTTAAGATCGGCGGTTGGAGGATCGTTTACTGCCGCAGCCAGCAGTTTATACATTGAGAAGAATGGTAGGGTTGGCAGGGATTTGGTCTTTGCGGTGAACAGGTTCGGTCTGGACGGAGAGGTAGGAAGACATGTGAGCGCTACCGGGGAAACCGTTTACTTGGACGGGAAAATAGGAGGGAACGTTCGCCTTTCTGAGACCTCAAGTTTGAGGCTGGGGAAAAAAGCCGTAATTGAAGGGGATTTGGTATATTCTGGGCCGAGCAAGGCAGTCTTGCAGCAAGGGGCTCAGGTCAAAGGAAAACAACACTGGACCAGGACGGAGGGCAAACAGCGGTACCGATACGAGAAATACCTAGACGTGATATCAGGGTTTCTTAGCTTGATACTGACATGGATTGTCCTTCGCTGGTTGTTGCCCGGGGTATGGGAAGGCCTTGGAAGTGAAATAGCCGACAAACCCGGCAAAAGCCTGTTGATGGGAGGACTCGCTTTTTTTACTATACCGCTTCTGGCCATTACACTGATGTTTTCGGTAATTGGTGTTCCTTTGGCTCTGATCCTGGTTTTTTTCTACCTGCTCTTGATTTATTTGAGCAAGATTATTGTGGCAACGGCCTCAGGAATGGCCATAGGCCGTTATACGGGCTGGCAGGAGAACATCCACCCGTTTTGGCTGTTCTTGCTGGGACTTTCACTTGTGCAGCTCCTGACTATGATTCCCCAAATTGGGTGGGCTTTTGCCGTGACCGTGGTTTGGCTGGGCACTGGGGCTGCTATTTCCAAGCTGTTCAAGCCTAAGCAGGTCTGA
- the fabZ gene encoding 3-hydroxyacyl-ACP dehydratase FabZ yields MLSAGDIQTILPHRYPFLLVDRIIELEPGKRAVGIKNVTVNEPFFQGHFPGVPVMPGVLVLEALAQVGGCALLCQEQYRGRLAYFAGIDKVRFKRMVVPGDQLLLEVELTKMKSLIGKAQGRATVGGELVVSGEFMFALEDGRA; encoded by the coding sequence ATGCTGAGTGCTGGTGATATTCAAACCATACTTCCCCACCGCTATCCGTTTTTATTGGTTGACCGCATTATCGAGTTAGAGCCGGGAAAAAGGGCGGTTGGGATCAAGAACGTAACGGTCAACGAGCCCTTTTTCCAGGGGCATTTTCCCGGTGTGCCGGTAATGCCGGGGGTGTTGGTGCTGGAGGCTCTTGCCCAGGTAGGGGGTTGCGCTCTTTTGTGCCAGGAACAATACCGGGGACGGCTGGCTTATTTTGCCGGGATCGACAAAGTAAGGTTTAAGCGCATGGTGGTTCCGGGGGATCAGTTATTACTAGAAGTGGAGTTGACAAAGATGAAGAGCCTCATCGGCAAAGCCCAGGGTCGGGCTACGGTCGGGGGCGAACTCGTGGTGAGCGGAGAGTTCATGTTTGCGTTGGAAGACGGGAGGGCATAA
- a CDS encoding acetyl-CoA carboxylase carboxyltransferase subunit alpha: MPDIRPLDFERDYLELKAKLEELKDIAEQKNIDLAEEISSLESKVARLKEERYQNLTPWQKYQIARHPNRPTTLDYIGAIFTDFIELHGDRCFGEDPAIVGGLARFEGLPVTVVGHQRGKDTNENLMRNFGCPHPEGYRKAQRLMRQAEKFGRPVICFIDTQGAFPGIEAEQRGQGWAISQTIMQMASLKVPCISVVIGEGGSGGALALGVADRVLMLSYSVYSVISPEGCASILWNDASRAEEMARYLKMTAPDLAAMGVIDEIVPEPLEGAHRDNESTFEVVKSRLRLHLRELMEKNPQELVHMRYRRLRKIGVFSEDEM; encoded by the coding sequence GTGCCAGATATTCGCCCTTTGGATTTTGAGAGGGATTATCTAGAACTGAAGGCCAAGCTGGAAGAGCTGAAAGACATAGCCGAACAGAAGAACATCGACCTGGCCGAGGAAATATCCAGTCTGGAAAGTAAGGTAGCTCGTCTCAAGGAAGAACGCTACCAAAATCTTACTCCTTGGCAGAAGTACCAGATAGCAAGACACCCTAACCGGCCGACGACTTTGGACTATATCGGAGCCATATTTACGGATTTCATTGAACTCCATGGTGACCGCTGTTTTGGAGAAGACCCGGCGATTGTCGGTGGATTGGCCAGGTTCGAAGGCTTGCCGGTAACGGTGGTTGGTCACCAGAGAGGCAAAGACACGAACGAGAACCTGATGCGCAATTTTGGGTGCCCGCACCCGGAAGGGTATCGTAAGGCTCAACGGCTGATGAGGCAGGCTGAGAAATTCGGACGTCCGGTTATATGCTTTATCGATACCCAAGGGGCTTTTCCCGGGATCGAAGCGGAGCAGCGAGGACAGGGATGGGCTATTTCTCAGACGATAATGCAGATGGCTAGCTTGAAGGTCCCCTGTATCAGCGTTGTTATTGGTGAGGGAGGAAGTGGCGGGGCTTTAGCCTTGGGAGTCGCGGATCGGGTGTTGATGCTTTCTTATAGCGTTTACTCGGTGATTTCTCCTGAAGGTTGTGCATCTATCTTGTGGAATGATGCTTCCCGGGCAGAAGAGATGGCGCGGTATCTGAAGATGACCGCACCGGATCTCGCGGCTATGGGTGTGATCGATGAGATTGTCCCGGAACCCTTAGAAGGTGCCCACCGGGACAATGAAAGCACGTTCGAGGTAGTAAAATCTAGGTTAAGATTGCATTTGCGTGAACTGATGGAGAAAAACCCTCAAGAACTAGTCCATATGCGGTACCGGCGCTTGCGGAAAATCGGAGTTTTTTCAGAAGACGAGATGTGA
- the fabF gene encoding beta-ketoacyl-ACP synthase II, with the protein MKRKRVVVTGLGVISPVGNDIPSFWDSLLRGQSGVSVIERFDVSAYPTRIAAQVKHFNPGDFFSRKEARRMDRFVQFACAATKMALEDSGIVVDATLADRTGVWIGSGIGGLETYETQHNNLINKGAGGVSPFFIPMLIPNMASGQVSIMFGAKGPNGCTVTACATGTNCIGDAFRIIQRGDADIMIAGGAEAAITPLGIAGFCAMKALSTRNDEPEKASRPFDAERDGFVMGEGAGIVILEEMERALARGARIYAEVIGYGSTADAYHIVQPAPDGEGAARAFALALRDAGIEAKDVDYINAHGTSTDMNDPMETKAIKRTFGEHAYNVAISSTKSMTGHMLGAAGAVELMVAVLACKNDIIPPTINYTTPDPECDLDYVPNTCRSRTVRVAVSDSLGFGGHNAVLVVRKFEQ; encoded by the coding sequence ATGAAGCGAAAACGGGTAGTGGTCACTGGGTTGGGGGTTATCAGCCCGGTAGGTAACGATATTCCCTCGTTTTGGGATAGCCTGCTCCGAGGCCAAAGCGGGGTGAGCGTTATCGAACGATTCGATGTCTCGGCTTACCCTACCAGAATTGCGGCTCAAGTAAAGCATTTCAACCCGGGGGATTTCTTTAGCCGCAAGGAAGCACGGCGGATGGACAGATTTGTCCAATTTGCCTGTGCGGCGACCAAGATGGCCTTGGAGGACTCGGGCATAGTGGTCGATGCGACTCTGGCGGATCGAACAGGCGTATGGATTGGGTCGGGTATAGGAGGACTGGAGACTTACGAAACCCAACACAATAATCTGATCAACAAAGGGGCGGGTGGTGTCAGCCCGTTTTTCATACCGATGCTTATCCCTAACATGGCTTCAGGTCAGGTGTCGATAATGTTTGGTGCCAAAGGACCCAACGGCTGCACGGTAACTGCCTGTGCCACCGGCACTAACTGTATTGGCGACGCGTTCCGTATCATCCAACGCGGCGATGCAGACATTATGATAGCAGGAGGTGCAGAAGCAGCCATAACTCCTCTGGGCATAGCCGGTTTTTGTGCTATGAAGGCCCTGTCGACGAGAAATGATGAACCTGAGAAAGCCAGCAGGCCTTTCGATGCCGAGCGAGACGGTTTCGTTATGGGAGAAGGCGCCGGCATCGTGATACTGGAGGAAATGGAGCGAGCCCTGGCACGGGGGGCCAGGATTTACGCAGAAGTTATCGGGTATGGGAGCACCGCGGACGCTTATCATATCGTTCAACCCGCGCCGGACGGTGAAGGGGCGGCAAGGGCCTTTGCCCTGGCTCTCAGAGATGCGGGAATTGAGGCCAAAGACGTGGACTACATTAATGCCCACGGTACGAGCACTGATATGAATGACCCCATGGAAACTAAGGCTATTAAGAGGACTTTTGGAGAACATGCTTATAACGTGGCTATCAGTTCTACCAAAAGCATGACCGGGCATATGCTGGGCGCTGCAGGGGCGGTAGAGTTGATGGTTGCCGTTTTAGCTTGCAAAAACGACATTATTCCCCCGACCATTAATTACACGACTCCGGATCCCGAGTGCGACTTAGATTACGTGCCCAATACTTGTCGGAGTCGAACTGTACGAGTGGCGGTTTCCGATTCCCTGGGGTTCGGCGGGCATAACGCTGTGCTGGTCGTTCGTAAGTTTGAACAATAA